In one Magnetospirillum sp. genomic region, the following are encoded:
- a CDS encoding DUF3833 domain-containing protein, translating into MIRRFLVLLATTLALMGCSGMKIEDFAGKTPVLKIDEYFLGRTRAWGIFEDRFANLRREFTVDIEGKWEGDEFVLDEHFDYADGEKDRRVWRLRRVGSDRWEGRTEDAIGVALGHQVGNAFSFKYNINLKMGERRLAVHFDDWMYLQPDGLLLNRAYVTKWGFDIGSVTLAFRKVP; encoded by the coding sequence ATGATCCGCCGTTTTCTTGTATTGCTAGCGACGACGCTGGCGTTGATGGGGTGCAGTGGCATGAAGATCGAAGATTTCGCGGGCAAGACGCCCGTCTTGAAGATCGACGAGTATTTCCTCGGCCGCACGCGCGCCTGGGGCATTTTCGAAGACCGCTTCGCCAATCTGCGCCGCGAATTCACGGTCGACATCGAAGGCAAGTGGGAGGGCGACGAATTCGTCCTCGACGAGCACTTCGATTATGCCGACGGCGAGAAGGACCGCCGCGTGTGGCGCTTGCGCCGCGTCGGCTCCGATCGCTGGGAAGGGCGCACCGAAGACGCGATCGGCGTGGCTTTGGGCCACCAAGTCGGCAACGCGTTCAGTTTCAAATACAACATCAATCTCAAGATGGGCGAACGGCGCTTGGCCGTGCATTTCGACGATTGGATGTATCTGCAGCCCGACGGCCTGTTGCTCAACCGCGCCTACGTGACCAAATGGGGTTTCGATATCGGCTCGGTCACGCTCGCCTTCAGGAAGGTACCTTGA
- a CDS encoding MFS transporter, translating into MSARDDKKLPASLLAAYALPALPAAMLGLPLLIFLPAYYVETTTLSLTAIGAVLLVARLWDVAVDPAIGALSDRTHTRFGRRKPWILAALPFVLVGSFMLFDPPTEAGAGYLLLWLLVVYLGWSMVQIPHQAWGAELSSDYAERSRIAAWRESLTVVGVAIAASLPTVAVQTGLLHPGDSPEGFALHALVVACAILLPIAAFVLLRYVPEPKAVAAASGFDLRAGWHLLRDNGPFRRLVVAYLVNGVANALPATLFLLYAGSVLGAGDQSGAFLLVYFVSGIAAVPLWLRAAKLWGKHRAWSASMVAACGAFAFVPFLGNGDTAAFLAICLLTGLCFGADLALPASMQADVVDVDTAGGGGQRTGLYFAIWSVATKLALALAPALAFPALDAAGFVANDPTSPGHVMLAFLYAGVPVVFKLGAAYLIWNFPLDAAAQVQLRARIAERVGAR; encoded by the coding sequence TTGTCCGCGCGTGACGACAAAAAACTTCCTGCCTCGCTGCTTGCCGCCTATGCATTGCCGGCATTGCCTGCGGCGATGCTGGGCTTGCCGCTGCTGATTTTTCTGCCCGCCTACTATGTCGAAACCACGACCCTGAGCTTGACCGCCATCGGCGCCGTGCTGCTGGTCGCACGGCTGTGGGACGTCGCCGTCGATCCGGCCATCGGGGCGCTCTCCGACCGCACGCATACGCGCTTCGGGCGGCGCAAACCGTGGATTCTTGCGGCATTGCCGTTCGTGCTTGTCGGCAGCTTCATGCTGTTCGATCCGCCGACGGAGGCGGGGGCGGGCTATCTGCTGCTGTGGCTGCTCGTCGTCTATCTCGGCTGGTCGATGGTGCAGATCCCGCACCAGGCGTGGGGGGCCGAGCTTTCGAGCGACTATGCCGAGCGCAGTCGCATTGCCGCGTGGCGCGAGAGCCTTACCGTCGTCGGTGTGGCGATCGCAGCGTCGCTGCCCACCGTGGCGGTGCAGACCGGGCTCCTGCATCCTGGCGATTCGCCGGAAGGGTTTGCGCTGCATGCGCTCGTCGTTGCCTGCGCCATCCTGCTGCCGATCGCGGCGTTTGTGCTGCTGCGCTATGTGCCCGAGCCCAAGGCCGTTGCGGCCGCTAGCGGTTTCGATTTGCGCGCGGGCTGGCACTTGCTGCGCGACAATGGCCCGTTCCGCCGCCTTGTCGTTGCATATCTGGTGAATGGCGTTGCCAACGCGCTGCCCGCCACGTTGTTTCTGCTCTATGCGGGCAGTGTGCTGGGAGCGGGCGACCAGTCGGGCGCTTTCCTGCTCGTCTATTTCGTGAGCGGCATAGCCGCCGTGCCCTTGTGGCTGCGCGCGGCTAAATTGTGGGGCAAACATCGCGCCTGGAGTGCGTCGATGGTGGCCGCGTGCGGCGCTTTCGCATTCGTGCCGTTTTTGGGCAATGGGGACACTGCGGCGTTCCTTGCGATTTGCCTGCTCACGGGCCTGTGCTTCGGTGCGGACTTGGCCTTGCCCGCCTCGATGCAGGCCGACGTCGTCGATGTCGACACGGCCGGCGGCGGGGGCCAGCGCACCGGGCTCTATTTCGCCATTTGGTCGGTCGCGACCAAGCTTGCGTTGGCCCTCGCACCAGCCTTGGCGTTTCCGGCCCTCGATGCGGCAGGGTTCGTCGCGAACGATCCAACAAGCCCTGGGCATGTTATGCTGGCATTTCTTTATGCGGGCGTGCCGGTCGTTTTCAAGCTCGGGGCCGCCTATCTCATTTGGAATTTCCCGCTCGACGCAGCTGCGCAAGTGCAGTTGCGTGCGCGCATTGCCGAAAGGGTCGGTGCGAGATGA
- the pdeM gene encoding ligase-associated DNA damage response endonuclease PdeM gives MHARLTLEETPLFADPSGALYWPARRTLVVADLHLEKGSAFAARRTLLPPYDSAASLAKLQGLIRKFTPARIVCLGDSFHDIRAEARMAANDAALLKRLVAAHDWVWVVGNHDPAIPPAFGGRVLSEVVEDKLALRHEPAAPSGLAPGEIVGHFHPKAAVSTQAGRIAAPCFALDGRRMVLPAFGAYAGGLDVLDPAIARLFGRARFRVLMLGGERLHLFGRERLLPFAAHPDTAKKSNR, from the coding sequence ATGCACGCGCGCCTCACGCTCGAAGAAACGCCGTTGTTCGCCGATCCGTCGGGCGCTCTCTATTGGCCCGCGCGCCGCACGCTCGTGGTGGCCGATCTGCATCTCGAAAAAGGTTCGGCGTTCGCGGCCCGCCGTACCTTGCTGCCGCCTTACGATTCGGCCGCGAGCCTTGCCAAGCTGCAGGGGCTCATTCGCAAATTCACGCCCGCACGAATCGTGTGCCTCGGCGACTCGTTCCACGATATACGCGCCGAGGCGCGCATGGCGGCGAACGACGCCGCGTTGCTCAAACGCCTTGTCGCCGCCCACGATTGGGTGTGGGTCGTGGGCAACCACGATCCGGCGATCCCGCCTGCTTTTGGCGGGCGCGTCCTGTCCGAAGTCGTCGAAGACAAGCTTGCTTTGCGCCACGAGCCCGCGGCGCCAAGCGGCTTGGCGCCGGGCGAAATCGTCGGGCATTTCCACCCCAAAGCCGCCGTTTCGACGCAAGCCGGGCGAATCGCGGCACCCTGTTTTGCGCTCGACGGGCGGCGCATGGTGCTGCCGGCCTTCGGCGCCTATGCGGGCGGGCTCGATGTGCTGGACCCCGCTATCGCACGGCTGTTCGGCCGTGCGCGCTTCCGCGTGCTAATGCTGGGGGGCGAACGCCTGCATTTGTTCGGTCGGGAGCGTTTGCTTCCCTTTGCGGCGCACCCGGATACCGCCAAAAAGTCCAATCGGTGA
- a CDS encoding SDR family NAD(P)-dependent oxidoreductase: MSEIVWITGASSGIGRALALRLAKEGRTVVASARNQSALDALAAEGGKNIVPLALDATDKDACENAVAWIEAEIGPLALAVFNAGTHLPMGAADFAVAPFRQLVEINLMGTVNVLAPTLAAMRTRKRGHIAVVASVAGYSGLPTASAYGATKAALINMCEGLKLECDALGIKLQLVDPGFVRTPLTDKNDFPMPFLMEIDDAIDAFVAGLAGNSFEIVFPRRFAILLKFLRMLPYGLYFKLVRRMTGA; the protein is encoded by the coding sequence ATGAGCGAAATCGTCTGGATCACGGGGGCATCGTCGGGGATCGGCCGCGCCCTTGCTTTGCGCTTGGCCAAAGAGGGCCGCACGGTCGTGGCGTCGGCGCGCAATCAATCTGCCCTCGACGCGCTGGCCGCTGAGGGCGGCAAGAACATTGTGCCGCTTGCCCTCGACGCGACCGACAAAGACGCCTGCGAAAACGCCGTCGCCTGGATCGAGGCCGAGATCGGGCCGCTCGCACTTGCCGTGTTCAACGCGGGCACGCATCTGCCGATGGGGGCCGCCGACTTTGCCGTGGCCCCGTTCCGCCAACTCGTCGAGATCAATCTCATGGGCACGGTCAATGTGCTCGCCCCCACGCTTGCCGCCATGCGCACACGCAAGCGCGGCCATATCGCGGTCGTCGCATCCGTCGCGGGCTATTCGGGCCTGCCGACCGCCTCGGCCTATGGGGCCACCAAAGCCGCCCTCATCAATATGTGCGAAGGGCTGAAGCTCGAATGCGATGCGCTCGGCATCAAGCTGCAGCTCGTCGACCCGGGTTTTGTGCGAACACCGCTCACAGACAAAAACGACTTCCCGATGCCGTTCTTGATGGAGATCGACGACGCGATCGATGCGTTCGTGGCAGGCCTTGCCGGCAACAGCTTCGAAATCGTGTTCCCGCGCCGCTTTGCCATCCTGCTCAAATTTCTGCGCATGCTGCCCTACGGGCTCTATTTCAAACTCGTGCGGCGCATGACGGGCGCGTGA
- a CDS encoding DUF1365 domain-containing protein: MPENCLYFGNVLHARLRPFRHRFAYGVFSMLVDLDALPTLARGSRLFAYNRPGLFAFYDADHGARDGSKVREWVQAHLDKAELGAAGAKIYALCFPRVLGYVFNPLTVYFCYAADGRLAAMLYEVKNTFGDQHGYLIPVAADRAPTAPVVQQAAKHFHVSPFINMAQLYRFRVAEPEEKLTLLIREDAADGELLVASQTGRRVAWTDRNLFRAFVRYPLLTFKVIGAIHWEALRLWLKGARYHARPAAPAIPVEIVVRHAEI, translated from the coding sequence ATGCCAGAAAACTGCCTCTATTTCGGCAATGTGTTGCATGCGCGGCTGCGGCCGTTCCGGCATCGCTTTGCCTACGGCGTTTTCTCGATGCTCGTCGATCTCGATGCGCTGCCGACCCTGGCGCGCGGCTCGCGCCTGTTCGCCTACAACCGGCCCGGCTTGTTCGCGTTCTACGACGCCGACCATGGCGCGCGCGACGGCAGCAAGGTACGCGAATGGGTGCAAGCGCATCTGGACAAGGCGGAGCTCGGGGCGGCGGGTGCCAAAATCTACGCGCTGTGTTTTCCGCGCGTGCTCGGTTACGTGTTCAATCCGCTTACGGTCTATTTCTGCTACGCCGCCGACGGCCGTTTGGCGGCGATGCTGTACGAGGTCAAGAACACCTTCGGCGACCAGCACGGCTATCTCATCCCCGTCGCGGCCGACCGTGCGCCGACCGCACCCGTGGTGCAGCAGGCGGCCAAACATTTCCACGTGTCGCCCTTCATCAACATGGCGCAGCTCTACCGTTTTCGCGTCGCCGAGCCTGAGGAAAAACTCACGCTGCTGATCCGCGAAGACGCCGCCGACGGCGAGTTGCTGGTCGCAAGCCAGACCGGCCGGCGCGTTGCATGGACCGACCGCAATCTATTCCGCGCCTTCGTGCGCTATCCGCTGCTGACGTTCAAAGTGATCGGCGCTATCCATTGGGAAGCGCTGCGCCTTTGGCTGAAAGGTGCCCGCTACCATGCAAGACCAGCCGCTCCCGCAATCCCTGTCGAAATCGTCGTTCGCCATGCTGAAATCTGA
- a CDS encoding deoxyribodipyrimidine photo-lyase, with protein sequence MSAAPILVWFRQDLRLTDNPALAAAAATGAPVICVYIRDIGGEGAWAPGAASDWWLHHSLASLGASLAKIGSRLILRAGAAQVVLEALVAETGAQGVYWNRRYEPAAIARDSAIKASFEAGNVAAKSFNASLLFEPLTIRNKSGGPYRVFTQFWKTCMAGDAPPLPMPAPKKLAAPSAWPISDALAAWNLTPRKPDWAAGWQDLWQPGEAGASARLKRFLAHAVAGYKQDRNRPDLEATSRLSAHLHFGEIGPRQCFHAAQAAAGGTAGADTFLSELGWREFAHHLLFQHADLPEAPLRADFRLFPWADDAAKLRAWQRGQTGYPIVDAGMRELWQTGWMHNRVRMIVASFLVKHLLLPWQQGEAWFWDTLVDADLANNAASWQWVAGCGADAAPYFRIFNPILQGAKFDPDGAYTRRFVPELAELPTEYLFAPWEAPASVLTKACLRLGTDYPLPIVDHAKARARALAAFQTLKAAA encoded by the coding sequence ATGTCAGCGGCGCCGATACTCGTTTGGTTTCGTCAGGATCTGCGCCTGACCGACAATCCGGCCCTCGCTGCTGCGGCGGCGACCGGGGCGCCCGTCATTTGCGTCTATATCCGCGACATTGGCGGCGAGGGCGCTTGGGCGCCGGGGGCTGCGTCGGATTGGTGGCTGCATCATTCGCTGGCCTCGCTCGGTGCTTCGCTTGCCAAAATCGGCAGCCGCTTGATCCTGCGCGCCGGTGCGGCCCAAGTTGTGCTCGAAGCACTTGTCGCCGAGACGGGGGCGCAGGGCGTTTATTGGAACCGGCGCTACGAGCCCGCCGCGATCGCGCGCGACTCTGCGATCAAGGCGTCGTTCGAAGCAGGCAACGTTGCCGCCAAAAGCTTCAACGCAAGCCTGCTGTTCGAGCCTTTGACGATCCGCAACAAAAGCGGCGGGCCCTATCGCGTATTCACGCAATTCTGGAAAACATGCATGGCGGGAGATGCACCCCCGCTTCCCATGCCTGCCCCGAAGAAACTCGCGGCCCCATCCGCGTGGCCGATATCGGACGCGCTTGCGGCCTGGAACCTCACGCCGCGCAAACCCGATTGGGCTGCCGGCTGGCAGGATCTGTGGCAGCCCGGCGAAGCAGGGGCCAGTGCAAGGCTCAAGCGGTTTTTGGCCCACGCCGTCGCGGGCTACAAACAAGACCGCAACCGCCCCGATCTCGAAGCCACGTCGCGCCTGTCCGCACATCTGCATTTCGGCGAGATCGGGCCGCGCCAATGTTTCCATGCCGCCCAAGCCGCGGCTGGCGGTACGGCGGGTGCGGACACGTTCCTGTCCGAACTCGGCTGGCGCGAATTCGCGCACCATCTGCTGTTCCAGCATGCCGATCTGCCGGAAGCGCCGTTGCGCGCCGATTTTCGCCTCTTTCCCTGGGCTGACGACGCGGCGAAGCTGCGTGCTTGGCAACGCGGCCAGACGGGCTATCCGATCGTCGATGCCGGCATGCGCGAGCTGTGGCAGACCGGCTGGATGCATAATCGCGTGCGCATGATCGTGGCTTCGTTCCTGGTCAAGCATCTGCTGCTGCCCTGGCAGCAGGGCGAGGCGTGGTTCTGGGACACGCTTGTCGATGCCGACCTCGCCAACAATGCGGCAAGCTGGCAGTGGGTCGCGGGCTGCGGGGCGGATGCCGCGCCCTATTTCCGGATCTTCAATCCGATCCTGCAGGGTGCCAAGTTCGATCCCGATGGCGCTTACACCCGCCGCTTCGTGCCCGAACTCGCCGAGCTGCCGACCGAATATTTGTTCGCACCCTGGGAGGCGCCCGCTTCCGTGCTGACGAAAGCGTGCCTGCGTCTCGGCACCGACTATCCGCTGCCGATCGTCGATCACGCCAAAGCGCGCGCCCGCGCGCTTGCCGCTTTCCAAACGCTGAAGGCGGCGGCTTAG
- a CDS encoding FAD-dependent oxidoreductase, translating to MERLNIAVVGSGISGLSAAWLLAKRHRVTLFEKQDRLGGHTNTVHTKARAEDGSVRDVAVDTGFIVYNDATYPDLIALFKHLGVAARQSDMSFAASIDRGRIEYSGGTLAGLFAQKRNILRLDHWRMLRDCMRFFREATALCAAETDDPRDLGTFLAQGGYSRAFVENHLLPMAAAIWSCPAKAMMDFPVVSLARFFRNHGLLQIFDRPAWRTVQGGSRTYIGKLLEDAGSALTLAPGAAAIEAGSDGVQVRDANGQRHRFDRVVCAAHADETLALLANATPLEKEILGRFRFQSNRAILHQDDSLMPKRKAAWSSWNYLAERRGRGLDGEMAVSVTYWMNLLQGLDAAVPLFVSLNPLAPPAMAKTLATFDYMHPVFDEAAMAGQKRLGEIQGKRGLYFCGAWTGYGFHEDGLRSGLDVAESLGVKRPWATAQANAAD from the coding sequence ATGGAGCGCCTCAACATCGCCGTCGTCGGCTCCGGCATTTCGGGTTTGAGTGCGGCCTGGCTGCTCGCCAAGCGCCATCGTGTGACCTTGTTCGAAAAGCAGGATCGCCTCGGCGGCCACACCAACACGGTGCACACAAAAGCGCGCGCCGAAGACGGCTCGGTGCGCGACGTCGCCGTCGATACCGGCTTCATCGTCTACAACGATGCGACGTATCCCGACCTCATCGCGCTGTTCAAGCATCTGGGCGTTGCCGCACGCCAATCGGACATGTCGTTTGCGGCCTCGATCGACCGTGGGCGCATCGAATATTCGGGCGGCACGCTTGCAGGGCTCTTCGCGCAGAAGCGCAACATTCTGCGCCTCGACCATTGGCGCATGCTGCGCGACTGCATGCGCTTCTTCCGCGAGGCGACCGCGTTGTGTGCGGCCGAAACCGACGATCCGCGCGATCTCGGCACGTTCTTGGCGCAAGGCGGCTACAGCCGCGCCTTCGTCGAAAACCATCTGCTGCCGATGGCGGCAGCGATCTGGTCGTGCCCAGCCAAGGCCATGATGGATTTTCCGGTCGTGAGCCTGGCGCGCTTCTTCCGCAACCACGGCCTGCTGCAGATTTTTGACCGCCCGGCCTGGCGCACGGTGCAAGGCGGCAGCCGCACTTACATCGGCAAATTGCTCGAAGATGCGGGCAGCGCTTTGACGCTCGCCCCCGGTGCGGCCGCGATCGAAGCGGGCTCCGACGGCGTACAGGTGCGCGACGCGAACGGGCAGCGTCATCGCTTCGATCGCGTGGTCTGTGCGGCGCATGCCGACGAGACCTTGGCGCTGCTCGCCAACGCCACACCTCTCGAAAAAGAGATTCTCGGCCGTTTCCGCTTCCAGTCCAACCGGGCGATTTTGCATCAGGACGATTCGCTGATGCCCAAGCGTAAGGCCGCGTGGTCGAGCTGGAACTATCTCGCCGAACGTCGCGGTCGCGGGCTCGACGGCGAAATGGCCGTATCGGTCACCTATTGGATGAATCTCTTGCAGGGGCTCGATGCGGCCGTGCCGCTGTTCGTGTCGCTCAATCCGCTGGCACCGCCGGCGATGGCCAAGACGCTGGCGACGTTCGACTACATGCACCCGGTGTTCGACGAAGCGGCGATGGCCGGGCAAAAGCGCTTGGGCGAAATACAGGGCAAGCGCGGGCTTTATTTCTGCGGTGCTTGGACCGGCTACGGCTTCCACGAAGACGGCTTGCGTTCGGGCCTCGATGTTGCAGAATCGCTGGGCGTCAAGCGGCCCTGGGCAACAGCCCAGGCAAACGCGGCCGACTGA
- a CDS encoding nuclear transport factor 2 family protein, whose product MDRLDAYVAFFETIRRDNLNALDALVTPDVRFKDPFNDVTGVDKMRAALAMAFDHGMPRFTVRDKARGAAGAYLLWHYDQGNGFAFDGMSEIRFAPDGRICAHIDHWDASREVYAKLPVIGWLVRLVQARLKVPS is encoded by the coding sequence ATGGACAGACTCGACGCCTATGTCGCGTTTTTCGAAACCATCCGACGCGACAATCTCAATGCGCTCGACGCCCTCGTCACACCGGACGTGCGCTTCAAAGATCCGTTCAACGACGTGACCGGTGTGGACAAGATGCGCGCGGCCCTCGCCATGGCGTTCGACCACGGCATGCCGCGCTTCACGGTGCGCGACAAAGCGCGCGGGGCCGCAGGCGCCTATCTCCTATGGCACTACGACCAGGGAAACGGCTTTGCGTTCGACGGCATGAGCGAAATCCGCTTCGCGCCGGACGGGCGTATTTGCGCCCATATCGACCATTGGGACGCGAGCCGCGAGGTCTACGCCAAGCTGCCCGTCATCGGCTGGCTCGTCCGCCTCGTCCAGGCTCGCCTCAAGGTACCTTCCTGA
- a CDS encoding cyclopropane-fatty-acyl-phospholipid synthase, giving the protein MLKSEIPGLALRTLLAAGEHIEIGCLTVTLPDGSQRVFRGPKPGPQAELAIRTNRAARQILFGGNVGFAEAYMDHGIDSPDMAAMLELAVLNETAIDPIHYGTASRIGPIVGYVRRLWHALRANTRAGSQRNIAYHYDLGNAFYERWLDPSMAYSSAVYPTGVADLEAAQQAKFKQMATMMAVTPGQKVLEIGCGWGSFAAYLAKEYQAKVTAITVSREQLAHTQAKVQAEGLGDLVETRFVDYRDVEGRYDSIASIEMFEAVGEKYWPAYFGKLHDCLQPGGRAALQIITIADQCFERYRNGVDFIQRYIFPGGMLPSPTALKREYEAAGLRLEKQSNFGEDYARTLAEWNRRFQAAWPEIEPLGFDGRFKRMWEFYLAYCEAGFRGRSLDVTQVALVRA; this is encoded by the coding sequence ATGCTGAAATCTGAAATTCCCGGCCTTGCCCTGCGCACGCTGCTCGCGGCCGGCGAGCATATCGAGATCGGCTGCCTGACCGTGACCTTGCCCGACGGTTCGCAGCGCGTGTTTCGCGGGCCGAAGCCCGGCCCGCAAGCCGAGCTTGCGATCCGCACGAACCGGGCGGCGCGCCAGATCCTGTTCGGCGGCAATGTGGGGTTTGCCGAGGCCTATATGGACCACGGCATCGACTCGCCCGACATGGCGGCGATGCTCGAGCTTGCCGTGCTGAACGAGACGGCGATCGACCCGATCCATTATGGTACCGCGAGCCGCATCGGCCCCATCGTCGGCTATGTGCGCCGCCTGTGGCACGCGCTGCGCGCCAACACGCGCGCGGGCTCGCAGCGCAACATCGCCTACCATTACGATCTCGGAAACGCGTTCTATGAACGTTGGCTCGATCCTTCGATGGCCTATTCCTCGGCCGTCTATCCGACGGGCGTGGCCGATCTCGAAGCCGCCCAGCAAGCCAAGTTCAAGCAGATGGCCACGATGATGGCGGTAACGCCGGGCCAAAAAGTGCTCGAAATCGGCTGCGGCTGGGGCTCCTTCGCGGCATATCTCGCCAAGGAATACCAAGCCAAGGTGACCGCGATCACGGTCAGCCGCGAGCAGCTTGCCCACACGCAAGCCAAGGTCCAGGCCGAAGGGCTCGGCGATCTCGTCGAGACGCGTTTCGTCGATTATCGCGACGTCGAAGGGCGCTACGACAGCATTGCGTCGATCGAAATGTTCGAGGCGGTCGGCGAGAAATACTGGCCTGCCTATTTCGGCAAGCTGCACGATTGCCTGCAGCCCGGCGGGCGTGCGGCGTTGCAGATCATCACGATCGCCGACCAGTGTTTCGAGCGCTACCGCAACGGCGTCGATTTCATCCAGCGCTACATCTTCCCGGGCGGCATGCTGCCCTCGCCCACCGCCCTCAAGCGCGAATACGAGGCGGCGGGCTTGCGTCTCGAGAAGCAGAGCAATTTCGGCGAAGATTACGCGCGCACGCTTGCCGAGTGGAATCGCCGCTTCCAGGCCGCATGGCCCGAGATCGAGCCGCTCGGCTTCGACGGGCGCTTCAAGCGCATGTGGGAGTTCTATCTCGCCTATTGCGAGGCGGGCTTCCGCGGCCGCTCGCTCGACGTCACACAGGTCGCCCTTGTCCGCGCGTGA